The Haloplanus salinarum genome includes a region encoding these proteins:
- a CDS encoding pyridoxal phosphate-dependent aminotransferase — protein MVSERAGDVTPFLAMDVLERANDTDDVIHLEVGEPDFDPPERVTETAVASLRAGNTNYTAARGKPALRRAIAAHYDRTYGVDVDPDRIVVTPGSSPALLLAMAALVDPGDEVVLTDPHYACYPNFVRTVGGRVETVPLRPAEGFRPRVSAFERAMGSETRALLLNSPANPTGVVMSGGTLADLATLAAEHDATPVVDEVYHGLAYDAETHTMLEYTDDAVVLDGVSKRFAMTGWRLGWMVVPPALVDAVNRLAQNLLICAPNFVQDAGVAALETPPERLDAVRETYRERRDLLVDAVADWGLDLGYTPQGAYYLLADVSDLPGDALDVADLFLEEAGVAVTPGVDFGDAAADYLRFSYATDADAIREAIDRLDDLLATVER, from the coding sequence ATGGTCTCCGAGCGCGCGGGCGACGTGACCCCGTTCCTGGCGATGGACGTGCTGGAGCGAGCGAACGACACCGACGACGTGATCCATCTGGAGGTGGGCGAACCGGACTTCGATCCGCCCGAGCGGGTGACCGAGACGGCCGTGGCGTCGCTGCGGGCCGGCAACACGAACTACACCGCGGCGCGCGGCAAGCCGGCGCTTCGCCGGGCCATCGCCGCCCACTACGACCGGACGTACGGCGTCGACGTCGACCCCGACCGGATCGTCGTCACCCCCGGATCGTCGCCGGCGCTCCTGCTCGCCATGGCGGCGCTCGTCGACCCCGGGGACGAGGTGGTCCTCACCGACCCGCACTACGCCTGCTATCCGAACTTCGTGCGGACGGTCGGCGGACGCGTCGAGACGGTCCCCCTGCGCCCGGCCGAGGGCTTCCGGCCGCGCGTGTCGGCGTTCGAACGGGCGATGGGGTCGGAGACGCGGGCCCTGTTGCTCAACTCCCCGGCCAACCCGACCGGGGTCGTCATGTCCGGCGGGACGCTCGCGGACCTCGCCACCCTCGCGGCCGAACACGACGCCACGCCCGTCGTCGACGAGGTGTACCACGGCCTCGCGTACGACGCCGAGACCCACACGATGCTCGAGTACACCGACGACGCCGTCGTCCTCGACGGCGTCTCGAAGCGCTTCGCGATGACCGGTTGGCGGCTGGGGTGGATGGTCGTCCCGCCGGCGCTCGTCGACGCGGTGAACCGCCTCGCGCAGAACCTGCTCATCTGTGCCCCCAACTTCGTGCAGGACGCGGGGGTCGCCGCCCTGGAGACGCCGCCGGAACGACTCGACGCCGTCCGCGAGACCTACCGCGAGCGCCGCGACCTGCTCGTCGACGCCGTCGCCGACTGGGGGCTCGACCTCGGATACACCCCGCAGGGCGCCTACTACTTGCTGGCGGACGTGAGCGACCTGCCCGGCGACGCCCTCGACGTCGCGGACCTGTTCCTGGAGGAGGCCGGCGTCGCGGTCACCCCCGGCGTGGACTTCGGCGACGCGGCGGCCGACTACCTCCGATTCTCCTACGCGACCGACGCCGACGCCATCCGCGAAGCGATCGACCGGCTCGACGACCTGCTGGCGACCGTCGAGCGCTGA
- a CDS encoding CbiX/SirB N-terminal domain-containing protein, giving the protein MSEALLVVAHGSHLNPRSSTPAQDHADAIRASGAFDEVREAYWKEEPSFRNALRTVAADEVYVVPLFVSEGYFTEEVIPRELRLDFDVADWESDGTSADSVTLRPADVDKAVHYCGPVGTHDAMTDVIVRRAETVTGDPDVGDGVGLAVVGHGTKRNENSAKAIEYHAGRIRDGGRFAEVRALFMDEEPEVDDVTDHFESEDIVVVPLFIADGYHTQEDIPEDMGIADDGGYPVPARLDGHDVWYAGAIGTEPLMADVVLERAADAGADVDVDVRITPPTTAVADGD; this is encoded by the coding sequence ATGAGTGAGGCATTACTGGTCGTCGCGCACGGCTCCCACCTCAATCCCCGGTCGAGCACGCCGGCACAGGACCACGCCGACGCTATCCGGGCGTCGGGCGCGTTCGACGAGGTCCGGGAGGCCTACTGGAAGGAGGAGCCCTCGTTCCGCAACGCCCTCCGGACGGTGGCCGCCGACGAGGTGTACGTCGTCCCGCTGTTCGTCAGCGAGGGCTACTTCACCGAGGAGGTGATCCCGCGGGAACTCCGACTCGACTTCGACGTCGCGGACTGGGAGTCCGACGGCACGAGCGCCGACTCGGTCACCCTCCGCCCCGCGGACGTGGACAAGGCCGTCCACTACTGTGGGCCGGTCGGGACACACGACGCGATGACCGACGTGATCGTCCGCCGGGCCGAGACGGTCACCGGCGACCCGGACGTCGGCGACGGGGTCGGCCTGGCCGTCGTCGGTCACGGCACCAAGCGTAACGAGAACTCGGCGAAGGCCATCGAGTACCACGCCGGCCGCATCCGCGACGGCGGCCGGTTCGCCGAGGTCCGAGCGCTGTTCATGGACGAGGAGCCCGAAGTCGACGACGTGACCGACCACTTCGAGAGCGAGGATATCGTCGTCGTCCCCCTCTTCATCGCCGACGGCTACCACACCCAGGAGGACATCCCCGAGGACATGGGCATCGCCGACGACGGCGGCTACCCGGTTCCGGCCCGCCTCGACGGACACGACGTCTGGTACGCCGGCGCCATCGGGACGGAGCCGCTCATGGCCGACGTGGTCCTCGAACGGGCGGCCGACGCGGGCGCCGACGTCGACGTCGACGTCCGGATCACGCCTCCGACGACGGCCGTCGCCGACGGTGACTGA
- a CDS encoding PQQ-binding-like beta-propeller repeat protein — MPPRSRRAVLGTAAFALTGAVTGCLAAPRTDPEPIDDDGRPPSTGATAQFRGGPRRQGIFPDATVPTDPTVEWVHRGVNTGDHTAAKASPVPTPDGDVVVPGDTGEVRRFTPDGDVVWTAAVEETARGIHGTPALANGTVYVGAYDGALYAFDLETGERFWRRKLGDAIGSSPGYHDGVVYIAVEYYEPSGAMFGVDAVTGEVVWEDRRPTDHPHSTAAVDREAGRLVVGANDGHLYAWTYPDRSFAWAFETGDAIKGPVATHDGSAFFGSWDRRVYRVDLADGSREWAVETDGRVMSGPAVEAATDTVYVGSHDSRCYALDAATGAVRWTFDTGGRITGCPTVAGDHVLVGSYDGSCYALEKGTGDRAWAVDGVGEVTSTPVVVDGAVYFADRAAEAYLDGDAEGRPGGVYKVGGG; from the coding sequence ATGCCACCTCGTTCCCGACGCGCCGTCCTCGGCACCGCGGCGTTCGCCCTGACCGGCGCCGTGACCGGGTGTCTTGCCGCCCCGCGGACCGACCCCGAGCCGATCGACGACGACGGCCGCCCGCCCTCGACGGGCGCGACAGCCCAGTTCCGGGGCGGCCCCCGGCGCCAGGGGATCTTTCCCGACGCGACGGTGCCCACCGATCCGACCGTCGAGTGGGTCCACCGTGGCGTGAACACGGGCGATCACACGGCCGCGAAGGCCAGTCCCGTCCCCACCCCGGACGGCGACGTCGTCGTCCCCGGCGACACCGGCGAGGTTCGGCGGTTCACCCCGGACGGCGACGTCGTCTGGACCGCCGCCGTCGAGGAGACGGCCCGGGGGATCCACGGCACCCCCGCCCTCGCGAACGGGACGGTCTACGTCGGCGCGTACGACGGCGCGCTCTACGCCTTCGACCTGGAGACGGGCGAGCGGTTCTGGCGCCGGAAGCTCGGCGACGCCATCGGGTCGAGTCCGGGCTATCACGACGGCGTCGTCTACATCGCCGTCGAGTATTACGAGCCGAGCGGCGCGATGTTCGGCGTCGACGCCGTCACCGGCGAGGTGGTGTGGGAGGACCGGCGGCCGACGGACCACCCCCACTCGACGGCCGCGGTCGACCGCGAGGCCGGACGGTTGGTGGTCGGCGCCAACGACGGTCACCTGTACGCCTGGACCTATCCGGACCGGTCGTTCGCGTGGGCCTTCGAGACGGGCGACGCGATCAAGGGCCCCGTCGCCACCCACGACGGCAGCGCCTTCTTCGGCTCCTGGGACCGCCGCGTCTACCGGGTCGACCTCGCCGACGGCAGTCGGGAGTGGGCCGTCGAGACCGACGGCCGCGTGATGTCCGGGCCGGCCGTCGAGGCGGCGACCGACACCGTCTACGTCGGGAGCCACGACTCGCGGTGTTACGCCCTCGACGCCGCGACCGGCGCCGTGCGGTGGACGTTCGACACCGGCGGCCGGATCACCGGCTGTCCGACCGTCGCCGGCGACCACGTCCTCGTCGGCTCCTACGACGGCTCCTGTTACGCCCTGGAGAAAGGGACCGGCGACCGGGCGTGGGCGGTCGACGGCGTCGGCGAGGTGACGAGCACGCCGGTAGTCGTCGACGGCGCCGTCTACTTCGCCGACCGCGCCGCCGAGGCGTACCTCGACGGCGACGCCGAGGGACGACCCGGTGGGGTGTACAAGGTCGGCGGCGGGTGA
- a CDS encoding PAS domain S-box protein → MEPSIRVLHVDDDPEFAELAGEFLEREDERFDVETATSAAAGLDRLDAGGIDCVVSDYDMPGRNGIEFLAAVRERHGDLPFVLFTGKGSEEIASEAISAGVTDYLEKSSGTSQYTVLANRIANAVEQYRSRRELEASRERLSLFFEQSPLGVIEWNDDFEVARVNDAALEILGYDAEELLGKSWEWIVPESETERVGEVVESLLSDRGGYRSVNENVRPDGERIVCEWYNRVVTDDDGDAVAVFSQFQDVTERERRATQLRRSRARLEALFENSPDMINVHDTEGNIVDPNPQLCEETGYDADELTGMKVWELDESVEADEVRAIWERMDVGDRRRFEGVYRRCDGSTFPVAIHLRRLDLEGDERFVVISRDISARKEYERDLRETKERLDTVVSNVPVVLFALDADGTFTLSEGRGLETLGLEPGEVVGESALDRYADQPDVIDAIERALDGEVVTMVQKIGERFFETAYQPIVDDGAVSEVIGIAVDITERRRREAELRRQNERLEEFVGVVSHDLQNPLNVAEGRLELAREESDSDHLDDAARALGRMDELITDLLRLAREGKRVNEIESVALTDLVADCWHHVETPAADLVVETELTLRGDPGRLRHLLTNLLRNAVEHGSTDDDVTVTVGTLDDGQGFFVADDGPGIPEAKHERVFESGYSTDEDGTGFGLAIAKEVAEAHGWSIRVTEGAAGGARFEITDVDVVE, encoded by the coding sequence ATGGAGCCATCCATCCGGGTGTTGCACGTCGACGACGATCCGGAGTTCGCCGAGTTGGCTGGCGAGTTTCTGGAACGGGAAGACGAGCGGTTCGACGTCGAGACGGCGACGAGCGCCGCCGCGGGGCTGGACCGTCTCGACGCGGGCGGGATCGACTGTGTCGTCTCCGACTACGACATGCCGGGGCGGAACGGCATCGAGTTCCTGGCCGCCGTCCGCGAGCGACACGGCGACCTCCCCTTCGTCCTCTTCACCGGCAAGGGCAGCGAGGAGATCGCCAGCGAGGCCATCTCGGCCGGCGTCACCGACTACCTGGAGAAAAGCAGCGGGACGAGCCAGTACACCGTCCTCGCGAACCGGATCGCGAACGCGGTCGAGCAGTATCGCTCGCGACGGGAACTCGAAGCCAGCCGCGAGCGCCTCTCGCTGTTCTTCGAGCAGTCGCCGCTCGGGGTGATCGAGTGGAACGACGACTTCGAGGTCGCACGCGTCAACGACGCCGCCCTCGAGATCCTCGGCTACGACGCCGAGGAGCTGCTCGGGAAGTCCTGGGAGTGGATCGTCCCCGAGTCCGAGACCGAACGGGTCGGCGAGGTCGTCGAGTCCCTCCTGTCGGACCGCGGCGGCTACCGGAGCGTCAACGAGAACGTCCGCCCGGACGGCGAGCGGATCGTCTGTGAGTGGTACAACCGGGTCGTGACCGACGACGACGGCGACGCCGTCGCCGTCTTCTCGCAGTTCCAGGACGTGACCGAGCGGGAGCGGCGGGCGACACAACTGCGGCGGAGCAGGGCCCGGCTGGAGGCCCTCTTCGAGAACTCGCCCGACATGATCAACGTCCACGACACCGAGGGGAACATCGTCGATCCGAACCCCCAGCTGTGCGAGGAGACGGGGTACGACGCCGACGAACTCACGGGCATGAAGGTGTGGGAGCTGGACGAGTCGGTCGAAGCCGACGAGGTGCGGGCGATCTGGGAGCGGATGGACGTCGGCGACCGTCGGCGGTTCGAGGGCGTCTATCGTCGTTGCGACGGCTCGACGTTCCCGGTCGCGATCCACCTCAGACGCCTCGATCTGGAGGGTGACGAGCGGTTCGTCGTCATCAGCCGCGACATCTCCGCCCGGAAGGAGTACGAACGCGACCTCCGGGAGACCAAAGAGCGGCTGGATACGGTCGTCTCGAACGTGCCGGTGGTGCTGTTCGCGCTCGACGCCGACGGCACGTTCACGCTGTCGGAGGGGCGCGGCCTGGAGACGCTCGGCCTCGAACCGGGCGAGGTGGTTGGCGAGTCGGCGCTCGATCGCTACGCGGACCAGCCCGACGTGATCGACGCGATCGAACGGGCCCTCGACGGCGAGGTGGTCACCATGGTCCAGAAGATCGGTGAACGGTTCTTCGAGACGGCCTACCAGCCGATCGTCGACGACGGCGCCGTCTCGGAGGTGATCGGCATCGCGGTGGACATCACCGAACGCCGGCGCCGGGAGGCGGAGCTCCGCCGGCAGAACGAGCGCTTGGAGGAGTTCGTCGGCGTCGTCTCCCACGACCTCCAGAACCCGCTGAACGTGGCCGAAGGGCGACTCGAACTGGCGCGCGAGGAGTCCGACAGCGACCACCTCGACGACGCGGCACGCGCGCTCGGCCGGATGGACGAGCTGATCACGGACCTGCTCAGGCTGGCTCGGGAGGGGAAACGGGTGAACGAGATCGAGTCGGTCGCGCTCACGGACCTCGTCGCGGACTGCTGGCACCACGTCGAGACGCCGGCCGCGGACCTCGTCGTCGAGACGGAACTGACGCTGCGGGGCGATCCGGGGCGCCTCCGACACCTGCTGACGAACCTCCTCCGGAACGCGGTCGAACACGGGTCGACGGACGATGACGTGACCGTCACCGTCGGCACGCTCGACGACGGGCAGGGGTTTTTCGTCGCGGACGACGGGCCGGGGATCCCCGAGGCGAAACACGAGCGGGTCTTCGAGAGCGGCTACTCGACGGACGAGGACGGCACCGGCTTCGGCCTCGCCATCGCCAAGGAAGTCGCCGAGGCCCACGGGTGGTCGATCCGCGTGACCGAGGGGGCGGCCGGCGGGGCGCGTTTCGAGATCACCGACGTCGACGTCGTCGAGTGA
- a CDS encoding FlaD/FlaE family flagellar protein, with the protein MFDPSEYDANELRSLAGVDDADAGTGVSLPPVEGSGYRPAAPDEPSRAQCERLVAIGGVDPAALGERPYLPAFPDAPAARRVGRDWIAYLVRTAGEAPTRDAIGRYRALGWLGEDAAATLADRVADAVAALDPGDGELDRADHLLSFAHVIRLLGIDD; encoded by the coding sequence GTGTTCGATCCGTCGGAGTACGACGCGAACGAACTCCGCTCGCTCGCCGGCGTCGACGACGCCGACGCGGGTACGGGGGTCAGCCTCCCGCCGGTCGAGGGATCGGGCTACCGGCCGGCCGCGCCGGACGAGCCCTCCCGCGCACAGTGCGAACGGCTGGTCGCCATCGGCGGCGTCGACCCCGCCGCCCTCGGGGAGCGACCCTACCTCCCCGCGTTCCCGGACGCGCCCGCGGCCCGCCGCGTCGGGCGCGACTGGATCGCCTACCTCGTCCGGACCGCGGGCGAGGCGCCGACCCGGGACGCCATCGGCCGCTACCGCGCGCTGGGCTGGCTCGGCGAGGACGCCGCGGCGACCCTCGCCGACCGCGTCGCCGACGCCGTCGCCGCCCTCGATCCGGGCGACGGCGAACTCGACCGTGCGGACCACCTGCTGAGCTTCGCGCACGTGATCCGGTTGCTCGGGATCGACGACTGA
- a CDS encoding DR2241 family protein, whose translation MADADPTPADAVRVAAADGVDFDGLEVTRGPDGFRVAVPDASYDGLSAAALDDVVDRHRAHVENWLFWHQHAPQHDPDWAFLRWVERADDLSAPERHARLGGDGVTREWGQAAVTARLTEGGRRRYELRHVDDVDADREALTVHTDPHEARRLRKTDDDGDYRPLSTAPTLPHGWVFADLDPAAAVRAVDGLYPATLVNWHREREGELDVTHWHEAVSRQTGIYGVVETWDRGEGHEHVNWVAEACCDDSQCLKRREWEYDDGTALTPDGGSGVFPCREPCSLVIAAARKWTRLEAERSRTYEFELTPSEKEQIETLIDAVADGRAGEVRDADTSDGANRYRARYLRAKLFDDEGNLGGVPTDADG comes from the coding sequence ATGGCGGACGCCGACCCCACGCCGGCCGACGCCGTCCGGGTGGCCGCCGCCGACGGCGTCGACTTCGACGGCCTCGAAGTCACACGCGGGCCCGACGGCTTTCGCGTCGCCGTGCCCGACGCCAGCTACGACGGCCTCTCGGCGGCCGCGCTGGACGACGTCGTCGACCGGCACCGCGCGCACGTCGAGAACTGGCTGTTCTGGCACCAGCACGCCCCCCAGCATGACCCCGACTGGGCGTTCCTGCGGTGGGTCGAGCGGGCGGACGACCTGTCGGCCCCGGAGCGTCACGCGCGACTCGGGGGCGACGGCGTCACCCGCGAGTGGGGACAGGCCGCCGTCACCGCCCGCCTGACCGAGGGGGGCCGGCGCCGCTACGAACTCCGGCACGTCGACGATGTCGACGCCGACCGCGAGGCGCTGACCGTCCACACCGACCCCCACGAGGCGCGCCGGCTCCGGAAGACCGACGACGACGGCGACTACCGGCCGCTGTCGACGGCGCCGACGCTCCCCCACGGGTGGGTCTTCGCCGACCTCGACCCCGCGGCGGCGGTGCGGGCCGTCGACGGCCTCTACCCGGCGACGCTCGTCAACTGGCACCGCGAGCGCGAGGGGGAACTCGACGTCACTCACTGGCACGAGGCCGTCTCGCGCCAGACCGGCATCTACGGCGTCGTGGAGACGTGGGACCGGGGCGAGGGCCACGAGCACGTGAACTGGGTCGCCGAGGCCTGCTGTGACGACTCCCAGTGTCTCAAGCGCCGCGAGTGGGAGTACGACGACGGGACGGCGCTCACCCCCGACGGCGGGTCGGGCGTCTTCCCCTGTCGGGAGCCGTGTTCGCTGGTGATCGCCGCGGCGCGGAAGTGGACGCGACTGGAGGCCGAGCGGTCCCGCACCTACGAGTTCGAGTTGACGCCGAGCGAGAAAGAACAGATCGAGACGCTCATCGACGCCGTCGCCGACGGCCGGGCGGGCGAGGTCCGCGACGCCGACACGAGCGACGGCGCGAACCGGTACCGGGCGCGGTACCTCCGCGCCAAACTGTTCGACGACGAGGGCAACCTCGGTGGCGTGCCGACGGACGCCGACGGCTGA
- a CDS encoding DUF5995 family protein translates to MAGYAAMARRLDSRHLRAAVRGIRAAPPDAPDHATDPALVDRLERPFEGVDDVYTRLNDLESRLRAAGDRRAVFLTIYTRMTAAVRAAIADGRFADPAWLRRYTVTFADHYRRALLSFERGDHDVVPGPWRVAFRTAVAGSALVAQDAFLGINAHITYDLALALRDVGIDPDRATKRADHDRIDGVLARLVDAQQAALVDLYAPGLSRIDDTLGRFDEALSLFSMTEGRAWAWLVATVLTDVPAAPARAAVHRFLEATATGSAHFVRSPPVDPAVVTALRRVERDRGGGAINVLAASFDEHLA, encoded by the coding sequence ATGGCCGGCTACGCCGCGATGGCTCGACGTCTCGATTCCCGTCACCTGCGGGCGGCGGTCCGCGGGATCCGGGCGGCGCCGCCGGACGCCCCCGATCACGCGACCGATCCGGCGCTCGTCGACCGGTTAGAGCGGCCGTTCGAGGGCGTCGACGACGTCTACACCCGCCTGAACGACCTCGAATCCCGATTGCGGGCCGCCGGCGACCGCCGCGCGGTCTTTCTCACGATCTACACCCGCATGACCGCCGCCGTCCGGGCGGCCATCGCGGACGGCCGCTTCGCCGACCCCGCGTGGCTGCGCCGGTACACCGTCACCTTCGCCGACCACTACCGGCGGGCCCTCCTGTCGTTCGAGCGCGGCGATCACGACGTCGTCCCGGGCCCGTGGCGCGTCGCGTTCCGGACGGCCGTGGCCGGCTCGGCGCTCGTGGCACAGGACGCCTTCCTCGGCATCAACGCGCACATCACCTACGACCTCGCGTTGGCGCTCCGGGACGTCGGGATCGACCCCGACCGTGCGACGAAACGCGCCGACCACGACCGGATCGACGGCGTGCTCGCGCGCCTCGTCGACGCCCAGCAGGCCGCCCTCGTCGACCTCTACGCGCCGGGTCTGTCGAGGATCGACGACACCCTCGGCCGGTTCGACGAGGCGCTCTCCCTGTTCTCGATGACCGAGGGCCGGGCGTGGGCGTGGCTGGTGGCGACCGTCCTGACCGACGTCCCCGCCGCCCCGGCCCGCGCGGCCGTCCACCGGTTCCTCGAGGCGACTGCGACGGGGAGCGCTCACTTCGTCCGCTCGCCGCCGGTCGATCCGGCCGTCGTGACGGCACTCCGCCGGGTCGAACGCGACCGCGGGGGCGGCGCCATCAACGTCCTCGCGGCGTCCTTCGACGAACACCTCGCCTAG
- the katG gene encoding catalase/peroxidase HPI, with amino-acid sequence MTDDTPSRGTGDADDGFAADGGETVTKTGPKSNEDWWPDRLNLDILDQNARSLGPYDDDFDYGEEFEKLDLEEVKADIEEVITTPQEWWPADYDHYGPFMIRMAWHSAGTYRAADGRGGAAGGRQRFAPINSWPDNANLDKARRLLEPVKQKYGRKLSWGDLIVLAGNVAVESMGFRTFGFAGGREDDFDGDDAVDWGPEDEWEANERFDEPGEIQEGLGASVMGLIYVNPEGPDGNPDPMASAKNIRQTFTRMAMDDKQTAALIAGGHTFGKVHGAENPEEAHGPEPEAAPMENMGLGWQTDDDVKRGGMTTSGIEGPWTSAPTEWDMGYVNNLLEYEWEPEKGPGGAWQWKPKDGEAVEPAPDAQNPDEETTPMMLTTDIALKRDPEYREIMETFQENPMEFGMSFAKAWYKLTHRDMGPPERFLGPEVPEETMIWQDPVPDVDYDLVGDAEVAELKESILASDLSTSQLVKTAWASASTYRDSDKRGGANGARIRLEPQRNWEVNEPQQLETVLSTLEDIQRDFNASRSDETRVSLADLIVLGGNAAIERAAADAGYDVEVPFEPGRTDATPERTDADSFDALKPKTDGFRNYLRDDIDRPAEELLVDKADLLNLTATEMTALVGGMRALGATYQDSDLGVLTDRPGTLTNDFFTNLLDMGTEWVPVSEAGNVFEGIDRETGEVEWEATRFDLVFGSNARLRAIADIYGSPDEEQAFVEDFVDTWSKVMRLDRFDLD; translated from the coding sequence ATGACGGACGACACACCCTCTCGCGGTACAGGCGATGCGGACGACGGGTTCGCGGCCGACGGTGGCGAGACGGTCACCAAGACCGGTCCGAAGTCCAACGAGGACTGGTGGCCGGACCGACTGAACTTGGACATTCTGGACCAGAACGCTCGCAGCCTCGGACCGTACGACGACGACTTCGACTACGGCGAGGAGTTCGAAAAACTCGACCTCGAGGAGGTCAAAGCCGACATCGAGGAGGTAATCACGACCCCCCAGGAGTGGTGGCCGGCGGACTACGACCACTACGGCCCGTTCATGATCCGGATGGCGTGGCACAGCGCCGGTACGTACCGCGCCGCCGACGGTCGCGGCGGTGCCGCCGGCGGCCGACAGCGCTTCGCGCCGATCAACAGTTGGCCCGACAACGCGAACCTCGACAAGGCCCGTCGACTGCTCGAACCGGTCAAACAGAAGTACGGTCGCAAGCTCTCGTGGGGTGACCTGATCGTCCTCGCCGGCAACGTCGCCGTCGAATCGATGGGCTTCCGAACCTTCGGATTCGCGGGCGGTCGCGAGGACGACTTCGACGGCGACGACGCCGTCGACTGGGGTCCCGAAGACGAGTGGGAGGCGAACGAACGGTTCGACGAGCCCGGCGAGATTCAGGAGGGCCTCGGCGCGTCGGTCATGGGCCTCATCTACGTGAACCCGGAGGGCCCGGACGGCAACCCGGACCCGATGGCCTCCGCGAAGAACATCCGGCAGACGTTCACTCGGATGGCGATGGACGACAAGCAGACGGCCGCCCTCATCGCCGGCGGCCACACCTTCGGCAAGGTTCACGGCGCCGAGAACCCGGAGGAGGCACACGGACCCGAACCCGAGGCGGCGCCGATGGAGAATATGGGCCTCGGCTGGCAGACCGACGACGACGTCAAACGCGGCGGGATGACCACCAGCGGCATCGAGGGTCCCTGGACGTCCGCGCCGACCGAGTGGGACATGGGTTACGTCAACAACCTACTCGAGTACGAGTGGGAACCCGAAAAGGGCCCGGGCGGCGCCTGGCAGTGGAAGCCGAAAGACGGGGAGGCAGTCGAGCCCGCCCCCGACGCACAGAACCCCGACGAGGAGACCACACCCATGATGCTCACGACGGACATCGCGCTGAAACGCGACCCCGAGTACCGTGAGATCATGGAGACCTTCCAGGAGAACCCGATGGAGTTCGGGATGAGCTTCGCCAAGGCGTGGTACAAGCTGACCCACCGCGACATGGGGCCACCCGAACGGTTCCTGGGCCCTGAAGTCCCCGAGGAGACGATGATCTGGCAGGATCCCGTCCCGGACGTCGACTACGACCTCGTCGGGGACGCCGAGGTCGCCGAACTCAAGGAGTCGATCCTCGCGTCGGATCTGTCCACCTCACAGCTCGTCAAGACCGCCTGGGCGTCCGCGTCGACGTACCGCGACAGCGACAAGCGTGGCGGCGCGAACGGGGCGCGGATCCGCCTCGAACCCCAGCGAAACTGGGAAGTGAACGAACCGCAGCAACTGGAGACGGTGCTGTCCACCCTGGAGGACATCCAGCGTGATTTCAACGCCTCTCGGTCCGATGAGACGCGCGTCTCGCTCGCCGACCTGATCGTGCTGGGCGGCAACGCGGCCATCGAGCGCGCGGCCGCGGACGCCGGCTACGACGTCGAGGTTCCGTTCGAACCCGGACGGACCGACGCCACGCCCGAGCGGACCGACGCCGACTCCTTCGACGCGCTCAAGCCGAAGACCGATGGGTTCCGGAACTACCTCCGGGACGACATCGACCGACCGGCCGAGGAGTTGTTGGTCGACAAGGCGGATCTGCTGAACCTGACCGCGACCGAGATGACGGCGCTGGTCGGCGGCATGCGCGCACTCGGCGCGACCTACCAGGACTCCGACCTCGGCGTCCTCACCGACCGCCCGGGGACGCTGACCAACGACTTCTTCACGAACCTGCTCGACATGGGCACGGAGTGGGTGCCGGTCTCGGAGGCCGGTAACGTGTTCGAGGGCATCGACCGAGAAACCGGCGAGGTCGAGTGGGAGGCGACCCGCTTCGACCTCGTCTTCGGCTCGAACGCCCGCCTCCGCGCCATCGCCGACATCTACGGTTCCCCGGACGAGGAGCAGGCGTTCGTCGAGGACTTCGTCGACACCTGGAGCAAGGTGATGCGCCTCGACCGCTTCGACCTCGACTGA